A single region of the Gossypium arboreum isolate Shixiya-1 chromosome 12, ASM2569848v2, whole genome shotgun sequence genome encodes:
- the LOC108479638 gene encoding formin-like protein 6, with the protein MRAAYHILLFFILLPLSSPTSKAAVSVIEDFIIYRRILHQPLFPAGSAPPPGTDNSIPPPSPPPPDPTQPFFPEGQQSPDQNQQSTPPAAAANGSIPIPTATQPTKPAKRVAIAISVGIVTLGMLSGLAFFLYRHRAKHPGDTQKLVGGNSERFQEDSGVPPSSFLYIGTVEPMRRSVSEVNGGANGSPYHKLNSGKRWDRYRPSPELQPLPPLAKPPAFENCSPTAMSPSSSSSGEESQGTGFYTPQGSTISNEESYYTPASRSISGGLVTPAKTEMNGNTNSGRPRSKRTSPKTRLLASSPEMKRVIIPSIKQQRSQLPPPPPPPPPLQQSQSLAPELHETEETTCAKRAKFSSPPPPPNVALLRSISSHLSPQRTKIPPSPPPPPPPPPPFPATGPSIPRTVRSLETDVSLKPSPVLKTQESSTPIPDISEGGGSRKSMEEVNHKAGSCVEKTDGDDMESAKPKLKPLHWDKVRATSERATVWDQLKSSSFQLNEDMMETLFGCNSTNSVPREPIRRSVLPPVERENRVLNPKKSQNIAILLRALSVTRDEVSEALLDGNPESLGAELLETLVKMAPSKEEEIKLLEYSGDISKLGSAERFLKTVLDIPFAFKRIEAMLYRANFDTEVKYLRKSFQTLEEASEELKNSRLFLKLLEAVLRTGNRMNDGTNRGDAKAFKLDTLLKLVDIKGTDGKTTLLHFVVQEIIRSEGAGTDSANVNLKEDDFRKQGLQVVGGLSRDLSNVKKAAGMDSDVLSSYVSKLEMGLEKVRLVLQYEKPDMQGNFFNSMRMFLKDAEEEIAKIKAYERKALLQVKEVTEYFHGNATKEEAHPFRIFMIVKDFLSILDHVCKEVGQMQDRTMVGSARSFRISATASLPVLSRYNVGQDASSDDESLSP; encoded by the exons ATGAGAGCAGCTTATCATATTCTCCTCtttttcatcttactaccattgtCTTCACCAACATCAAAAGCTGCTGTTTCTGTAATTGAGGATTTTATCATTTATAGAAGAATTCTACACCAACCATTATTTCCAGCTGGTTCAGCCCCACCTCCAGGGACCGACAATTCTATACCTCCACCGTCTCCTCCGCCGCCTGACCCAACTCAGCCATTCTTCCCTGAAGGTCAGCAATCCCCAGATCAGAATCAACAATCTACACCACCAGCTGCAGCGGCCAATGGCTCAATCCCAATCCCAACCGCAACACAACCCACCAAACCAGCTAAAAGAGTTGCAATTGCAATCTCTGTGGGGATTGTAACCTTGGGAATGTTATCAGGACTTGCTTTCTTCTTGTACCGTCATAGGGCTAAACACCCTGGAGATACCCAGAAGCTTGTTGGAGGGAACTCGGAGAGGTTCCAGGAAGATTCCGGGGTGCCACCTTCCAGTTTTCTTTACATTGGAACAGTGGAGCCAATGAGGAGATCGGTGAGTGAAGTGAACGGAGGAGCCAATGGTTCACCTTATCATAAATTGAACTCAGGGAAGAGATGGGATCGGTATAGGCCAAGTCCTGAACTGCAGCCATTGCCTCCTTTGGCTAAGCCTCCTGCATTTGAGAATTGTTCACCCACGGCAATGTCaccttcatcatcttcttctggTGAAGAGAGTCAGGGGACTGGTTTTTATACCCCCCAGGGCTCAACTATTAGCAATGAAGAAAGCTATTATACTCCGGCTTCACGTTCGATTAGTGGCGGTTTGGTGACTCCGGCCAAGACAGAAATGAATGGGAATACTAATTCTGGTCGTCCTCGTTCCAAAAGAACATCTCCAAAAACAAGGCTTTTGGCTTCTTCACCCGAAATGAAGCGTGTTATTATCCCTTCAATAAAGCAGCAGCGGTCGCAGCTGCCTCCTCCTCCTCCACCACCACCGCCTCTTCAACAATCACAAAGCCTAGCCCCTGAGTTACATGAGACCGAAGAAACTACTTGTGCAAAAAGGGCGAAATTCTCCTCCCCACCTCCTCCTCCAAATGTGGCGTTACTTCGATCAATTAGCAGCCATTTGTCCCCACAAAGAACAAAAATTCCACCTTCGCCTCCACCTCCACCTCCACCGCCCCCTCCGTTCCCAGCAACGGGACCTTCAATTCCGAGGACAGTAAGGTCCTTGGAAACCGATGTGTCTCTAAAACCTTCCCCAGTGTTAAAAACGCAAGAATCCTCGACTCCAATTCCCGATATAAGTGAAGGGGGTGGGAGTAGAAAATCCATGGAAGAGGTTAATCATAAAGCTGGCAGTTGTGTAGAGAAGACAGATGGGGATGACATGGAGAGTGCAAAGCCCAAGTTAAAGCCGTTGCACTGGGACAAAGTACGAGCGACCTCGGAGAGAGCTACAGTGTGGGACCAGTTAAAATCAAGCTCTTTTCA ATTGAATGAGGACATGATGGAGACCCTTTTTGGCTGCAATTCCACAAACTCAGTGCCCAGAGAACCTATTAGAAGATCAGTTTTGCCTCCTGTTGAACGGGAAAACAGAGTGTTGAATCCAAAGAAGTCACAAAATATTGCCATACTGTTGAGAGCACTGAGTGTAACTCGAGATGAGGTGTCAGAAGCTCTTTTAGATG GTAACCCAGAAAGCTTAGGTGCTGAGCTTTTGGAGACTTTAGTAAAGATGGCTCCATCAAAGGAGGAAGAGATAAAACTTCTAGAGTACAGCGGGGACATCTCGAAACTAGGCTCTGCAGAAAGATTTCTTAAGACAGTACTTGATATCCCTTTTGCCTTCAAAAGAATTGAAGCCATGCTCTACAGAGCTAACTTTGATACAGAAGTGAAGTACTTGAGGAAGTCTTTCCAAACCCTAGAG GAAGCAAGCGAGGAGTTGAAGAATAGCAGGTTATTCCTCAAACTCCTAGAGGCTGTTCTGAGGACAGGAAACCGGATGAATGATGGTACCAATCGTGGTGATGCTAAAGCTTTTAAACTTGATACCCTTTTGAAACTTGTTGATATAAAGGGAACAGACGGGAAAACCACACTTCTACACTTTGTGGTTCAGGAGATCATTAGATCTGAAGGTGCTGGTACTGACTCTGCAAATGTGAATCTTAAGGAGGATGATTTTAGGAAGCAAGGATTGCAGGTTGTAGGTGGGCTGAGCAGAGACCTCAGCAATGTCAAGAAGGCAGCAGGAATGGACTCAGATGTCCTCAGTAGTTACGTGTCGAAGCTTGAAATGGGACTTGAGAAAGTCAGATTGGTTTTGCAGTATGAGAAGCCGGATATGCAAGGGAATTTCTTCAACTCGATGAGGATGTTTCTAAAAGATGCTGAAGAGGAGATTGCTAAGATCAAGGCATATGAAAGAAAAGCTTTGTTGCAAGTAAAAGAAGTTACTGAATATTTTCATGGGAATGCAACAAAGGAAGAAGCTCATCCTTTCAGAATCTTCATGATTGTGAAAGATTTCCTTTCAATATTGGATCATGTCTGTAAGGAAGTAGGCCAAATGCAGGATAGAACAATGGTGGGTTCCGCCAGATCCTTTCGGATATCTGCAACTGCTTCACTACCAGTCCTTAGCAGGTATAATGTGGGACAAGACGCAAGTTCAGATGACGAAAGCTTGTCTCCGTGA